The region GCGCAGGCGCTCGGCGTAGTACGTCCAGTACATATTCGTACCGGGGGTTCCACTCGGGAGGCGCTTCAGCAGGTCGGCCAAGCTGGTGCGACCTATCGTGGGATTATTCACCTTCAGAAAGAGCCGGACGGCTCTCCTGCATCCGTGGATGTTCTCGCACACGAACTTGTGCACGCGCGGCTGGGCAAGGTGGCTGAGCCACGCTTCTTTCGTGATCGCAAGATCGATTCTGAGGAGATCATGGCTCGTCGTGTGGGTTCGCTCGCATCTACCTTGGTGGGAGAGAGCGCCTCGCTCCAGGCTAGTTCTGGTCTGTCGCAAGCCCTCCGTACCACAAAGACTGTTTCTCGTTTTCCTCAGTCCAGCCGCACGGACAACCTTCGCCTTCCGCAGGATCATACCGCGGAGACCACAGACCAGAGACGCTCCGGTGCCGCCGATACAAGGACCACACCAAGTCAGAGTTTTGAGAAGCTGTTGGAGTATTTCAGAGACATGGAACATTCGCAATTGGATGCGTCAACGAGCAATGACGGCGCTATTGGGCTTCTTCCCAAACCGCCTTTGACGCCGAACGATCCTCATCCACTTCCGACCATCGTCCGCGATGGGCGTGGAAGTTTCAATGGGAGCGATCTCAATGCAGGAAGATCCCACCCAGGGGTTGTAGACAGAGGGGTTATAGATGTGAAAAATGAAGACGGACCACTGGTTGGTTCCTCTAGCGCTCCTCAAACTGAGGAGTTCTTGGATTGGCTTGTTGAACAGGTCGAGCGGCGTCTCCTGCGAGAGTTCGAGGCGCGCGGCCAACGCCATATGCCTGATGTCTTATGAAGCCTGATGTGTTATGAAGCTTGATGTCTTATGAAGATAGTGCGATGGGTCGACAAGTTGGACGAGGTGCGTGTTGAGTGATGATCGTGATCGGCTCTTGTCAGAGGACCCTTCCTTTGTCGGACGCGGCTTCCACTTCCCCTTCGGCGTGGATGCTCGCGGTGGAATCTCGATGTCTGAGGGTTCGCTGGCCACGGACAGCGCTATTCGGGTCATTCTCTCAACAGCTCCGAGCGAGCGGGTGATGCGGCCAGCCTTTGGCTGCAAGATTTGGGATTTACTTTTTGAGCCGGTCAACGCGAACACGCTCGGTCTTATGTCCCAAGCGGTGAGGGAGTCGATTGCGCAGTGGGAGCCGAGAGTGGAGGTGGAAGATGTGACAACCATCGTGGATGCAAAGGAAGCTAGTCTGGTCCATATCCACATCCGCTACCGCATGCGAACCACCAATGATCGTCGTAATCTTGTGTATCCCTTCTACACCATACCGAGAGAGGAGGGCTAGTGCCGTTACCAACGCCGGAGCTCGATGACCGTAAGTTCCAAGATATCGTGGACGAGGCCAAGCGCCTCATCCCTCGATACTGCCCAGAGTGGACGAATCATAACGTCTCCGACCCAGGGGTGGCCCTCATCGAGCTGTTTGCCTGGATGAGCGAGACCATTCTCTACCGGATTAATCAGGTGCCTGATCGACTCTATACGAAGTTTCTGGATTTGGTCGGCATTACCCCCTTCCCGCCGGCTGTCGCTCGCACCGATCTCCTATTCTGGCTCTCGACGGTTCTCGACTACGAGGTGACCGTACCCGAGGGTACCGTCGTCGCGACTGTACCTGGTGTGAATCAGTCGGAGGTGCTCTTCTCCACTGTCGAGGATCTTGTGATTCGCCGTCCTCAGTTGATCGCCGCTAAGGCTGTGGAGGCGGCTAATCAAGAGCAGGTGTTTGATGTATGGGATGACTTGAGGTTTGACGACGGCGCTGTGCGCTGCTTTCATTCTGATCCCTTGACTGAGGGAGATGCGCTCTATTTCGGCTTTGCCAACTCTGTCGGAGGTTCGGTGATTCGACTGACCGTTGGGGCCTCGATTGAAGGTATCGGCGTGGACCCCACGGACCCACCACTTGCGTGGGAGGCCTTTGTGGAGGAGTCGTGGGTTGCCATGGGCGTCCGCCAAGATACGACTGGCGGCCTGAACCGTGACGGTGAGGTCATCTTGGCTTGCCCGCGCTCGATGGCCGCGTTTACCCTTGGCGGAGATCATGCCTTCTGGATTCGTGTGCGCCTCCTTCCGACTCGACCTCAGCAGCCGGGCTATCGAGCCTCCCCGTTACTCTCGTCGTTACAGGTTGACACGCTGGGTGGCCTTGTCGCTGCCGAACACGCAAGTCGAGTCATCGAGGATCGGCTTGGACGCAGTGATGGAAGTCCTGCTCAGGAGTTTCGATTGCAGAACTATCCGGTGCTACCGTTGCGAGAGGGAGAATCGTTGCGGGTGAGCACGATTGGAGCGTCCGAGACTTGGGAAGTTGTCGATGACTTCACAGCGTCGGGAGGGGACGACCACCACTATGTCCTCGACTACGCCACCGGCACCATTCGCTTTGGACCACGGGTCCGCTATCCGGATGGTTCTGTGCGGCAACATGGCGCGATTCCCCTTGATGGGGCAGAGATTGTTATGGAGCGCTATCGTTACGGCGGCGGCGCAGTTGGTAACGTTGGCGCGGATACGTTGACGATTCTGCGTACCTCGGTCGCCTATATCGATCGTGTTACCAACCCAGCACCGGCCCTCGGAGGCGCCGACGCGGAGACTGCTGCGAATGCCAAGATCCGGGGTCCCCTCTCTCTTCGCGCGGGCGGAAGGGCCGTGACCGCTCGAGACTTTGAACGCTTGGCGCTCGAAACATCAGCTGAGGTGGCGAGGGCGAGGTGTGATGCACCCACTGCGGTAGGCGAACCGGTACGCCTCCTCATCGTACCGAGATTGCGTGGTCGTCCTCAGGATCATCAGCTTGACGATTTTCAGCTGAGTGATGCGCTTGTCGATGCATTGATCACCTACCTCGAACCACGTCGGCTCATAGGGACGACCGTCGATATCTCGACGCCATACTATCAAGGAGTCACGGTAGCAAGCCTGATTCGTGCGTTTCCTGGGCGCTCAGCTACCATTGTGCAAGAGCGAGCGCTTGACGTGCTTTATACCTTGCTCGACCCATTGGTAGGGGGAACCAGCCAGGATGGATGGCCATTCGATCTCGGTCTTAGTGCCTCGTGGCTAGCGGAGCAACTTGAGGCTATCGATGGTGTGGAACGGGTCGAGGAGGTGCTCCTGTTCGAGGCTGACCTGCGTACTGGAGAGCGCCGAGGTCGTGGTAGAGAGTTTTTGACACTTGATGCACAGTCCCTCTTTCTCTCTCTCCGCCATCAGGTGGTTGTGCGTTGAACGGAGGTAGGTATGCGCCGTGATAACTGGCTCGTGCATCAGCTACCGATGGGGATGACAGATGACGACTTCTTCGTACGATTTGTGTCGATATTTCAAGCAGTAGCCACCACCTTCCTGGAGGACGCTGATACGGTCGAGTTCCTGGTCGATCCTACTGTCGCCCCACAACCATTTTTGCCTTGGCTCGGTTCGTGGCTCGGGAACTCCTGGATTGATTCCTCGCTACCTGATGAAGCGCAGCGTCGGCTTGTCCGTAGTCTCAGCGCGGCACTTGCTTGGCGAGGTACTGTACATGGTCTCTCACTCGTACTCGAAGCGATCACCGAGGCGCCTGTAGTCATCCAGGAGACCGGTGTGGTGCGTCGACACCGAGAGGAGGAGTGCCCTGCTCCCTTTGTGAGGATCCAGGTCGGCTCCACAGGCTGGCTTGATGAGGGCGACTTTGTTGAGCTGGTGCGCGATGAACTACCGGTGTCGGTCGCCTTTGCCGTCGAGGTAGATGGGCGACGTATTTGGCCAGCCTAACTTTTCGATGTGCGTCATGACGGAAAGAGATTGTTGATCAGCTTGACGCTGATCCACAATCGTACTGCAGCCCTACGGAGATAACTGTAGACAGGTCCTCTAGGGTCGCCTTTTGGGAGGGGACCCCAAACACCGTGCGGGTCAAGGGGGCGAGTGTCAGCAAGCCGCGGGCGTGACGTTCGAAAATGGTGTAGATGATGCCACTACCGAGGGTTGTCGAACGTACGGGATAGCTTGGAGGCGTAGTCGCATACGTGTTTTGTGGCTCGAGGGGACAGCTACTGAGATAGAGCGCTCGTTATCGATCCCGTGCGGGATTTGGCAGTCGTTCACAGTGACAGGCCATGGGGGAGCATGCGTCGTAAGCCTGTGGGAACCGTGGATGCAAGCATGATATAAGTGATATCTGTAATATATATAAGGCATAGGCGATTTGGTAATGAATGTTGGTGGGGCTGGGGTCCCATGGTAACCGCGTTCAGGTCAGCCCGCAAGGATGGTGTCGGACTCGTAGATGCCAACAATCCTTGACGGGTGTTCGAATCGAACGCAGTTCCGTGGGGAATGTTTCGCGTGCATAGACCGGCATCAGATGTCGACTGGATACTTGTCGTGTCCATGGTGGGGGTGAAATAGCGGTCCGGTCGTTCCAGAACAAGCAGGTAAGGGGCACCATATTCACCACCATGTCATCTGTCGCCTAACGACACAGTCATCTGAGGTGGCGGTGGCGACGCTAAGGAAGGCGCTGGGTTGCTTGGGAAGGGTGCACCAAACCGGTGCCGCAGCTTTTGCTTGATCACTGTGTTGATAGAGTGATGCCAGGTGATCGACAGTCTCGCGATGCAATCATACGAGACGGACGGTGGTGGGATGTGCTACTACTACAGTTATACATATGGAACAAGATATTACTCCAACAATACGACACAAAGGGGCCGCGGTCGCTGTTGTCGTCAGTATCGCAGTGTCGATGGTGGTTGCCGTACACGTTTTTCACCAGTCGGCAGCCCTAGTGCCGGAGATGGGTGCCGTTGGCTCGGGACTATTGTTCTTCAGGAATCGTTCTTGGCTCGACCAACTGATTCCGTTCTACTCCTATATTGTGCTCGCAGCGATCTTTGGATTTGGTATGTCAACGTATGTGGAGGCACCGATCTGGCTGAAGATCCCTCTCACACTCAGTGTGGTGCTGACGGGCCTGATCGTGCTGAAGATTCCTGCACTACCGGCGTTGTCTGCGGGGTTATTGCCGATCTACTTGGATATTCATTCATGGTGGTATCCCGTGGCGGTGGCCACCCTGATGGGGATCGAGGCTCTTGTGGCGTTCGTATGGCTCAAGCCGAGCTTTCGACGTGACCGCGCAGTCTCCTGGCAGCTCGAGCACGTTGGTAAAGTCAGTGGATCGCTGATCGTCGCTTTACTCGTCATGGCGCTGTTTGGCAGTCCGCTGGTCATGGTGCCTCCATTATTGGTGGCGATGTCCGAGCGTGCTCAACATCTCTCTAGAGGCCACCTGTTACTCGACGACTTCGTTACGATGATTTGGTTGGTGACACCGTTTGAATTGTCCATCATCCTACTGCTCGTAACACATGATCCATATATCGTTGTCGTCTCGCTGCTTGTTGCCTATGTCGGATCGACTGTCTTGAAAAAACAGATCGGGCCGGTTTTTGCACTGGCGATGGTTCCGCTACTTTTTGGTTATGCAACTGATGAACGGTTGATCGTCTTTGCGCTGGTCGGGGCTGCGGTTGCGCAGTTCAGCCCCTTCGTTGCGGCAAAGGTTGTGGGGGTGGTGGGCTCTGTCCGTGCGAGCATTGCCAGCAGGTCCACATTTGGAGATTTCGCCGGAGGAGAGGCCGATTCGTAACCCCGGACCGAGAGATTACACGCTGGCTTAGGTGCTAACGGCGGTGTCGTGACGTTAACACAGCAGTTGGCCACTCGATTGAGGCTTCGCCGCGCTGGCACGGCGTGACCATGGTGCGAGGTAGAAGGCTTGCGCGCCGGGTCTGCGTCGTTCGAGGAACGACCTTACCAAGGATGTGCAAGAGGTCATCGCTGTATGCGGGGTCAGGCTCTATGCAACGGTTCGGACAAGACAAAACGGATGTCTGAGTCGAAGTAAGAGACAATCCAGGCAGCACGGTTAGCGCTCACAAGATCGGGCTCGATCCGAACAATGAATGTCGCTAGCAGTATCTACCAGAGACGCAAGGCTCGCGTCTAACGCTTGGACTCGCCCAGCCGGAAAGAGAACGCTCGCGTCATGGCGCTTGAAGCCTGCGGAGCAATTCACGTCTGCGACCTCAAACACGATGAGCAACATGCCCACACTCGAAGCGATCACCGAGGCGCCTGTAGCCATCCAGGAGACCGGTGTGGTGCGTCGACGCCGAGAGGAGGAGTGCTCCGCCCCCTTTGCGAGGATTCAGGTCGGCTCCACAGACTTGATGAGAGCGCCGTTATCGAGCTGGCGCGCGATGAGCTACCAGTGTTGGTTGGAGTTGTTGTCGAGGTAGATGGGCGATCTATTCGGGCAGCGCCAGAGCAGCACGTATCGTTGAATGGTGCTCCGGGCCTCTCGGCTTGGGAGAGCTCGGGTACTTCTCGATCAGGTCATTATCGGGGTGCCTTCCCACGCGATCGAACGTTCGGAGCCTCGGTTGCGCCGCTGGTGTGATGAGCAGTATGGTGCAAAAGCTCGGGCCACGCGTTGTGGTTGTGTTACCACTTGAACGGGACTGGGCGTTCGAACGTGCTATCGGCTCGTGGTCGGTGTGTTCCGCAGGGTTTTGCAGCCCAGTCCCAACGAAAAGGGTTTCTCTCCACCTTCAGTGGGCTTGTCTGGGACCGCCGATCGTCAATGGGCTGTGGATCTCGTATGCCGTGTTGCTGATTGAATGCCGACGTTGCCGTTGCGAGCATCATGTAGAGAGTGGTGTCCTAATAATTACGATGATCGCAAAGCAAAAACTTCTCGGCAAGCAAGTGTGAGGAGTGTTATTATGGACCGATGGTGCAGTTGCAGAAGCGCATGTCGGTGCCCGCGAAAACAACGAATGCAAGGGGATGGCTCTTCCCTAGGAGCGACCTTAAGGTTGCGCACAACTCCTCGGCACACAGTGCCGCCTCGGTCCTCATGCTGCAGCGTGCGATAGGGAATCGGGCAGTAGCGGGGTTAGTTGGACGTTCGACAACCACTCCAAGGCATGCGTCAGTGGCGACTCCGGGTGTCATTGGCGACCCCAAGAAGGAGAGCCTCGCCGATCGTACTGCTGAGCGAATCGTTCGTAAGGTCAACACTCCTGGCCCTCGTGGGACGTCTTCAGTCGCCACTCAAGCATCGACACTCGATTACGTGCGTCTCGCTATGCGAGACCTCGTGGCGCCTGAGCGTCTCGATTCAATTACAGTCGACGCGAGCACAGCGTCCCGCCGTGCCGCTGATCGGATTGGCGCACTCGCCTTCGCAGACGGGAACAAGATCACCTTTGGTACTCGGAGCCGACATCTCTCCCCTGATGAGAAGCTCCGACTGACTGCCCACGAAGTGGCCCACGCGACACTTCATCCCAGCACTTCTGATGCGAGTCGCCGTCTTGTGCATGCCAAGCTGGCAGGCACGCACGCCGTTGCTCTCGCCACGGGTGGTGAACCTAAACAGGGCATCCGTCGATTTGGCCCAAAGAGGTTGCAAACAAACTGGAAGAAAATCATCGATGGCCTCGCGGAGTACGAACGAAAAGAGATGGACTTCTTTGCAAAGGGTTCCCCAAACCCCCAACGATTGGCGCAGGCAAAACCAGAGCTCATTAGTTTGCTGAAACGAATCGAGGCTGATCTTGAGGGTTGGAAAACTGCTAATCGCCATGACTATCATACAAACCAACTAGAGGGCCAGCTCGCTACTCAACAGAGAAATTATGTTCCAGATGATGGGTACGGATATGCTCCAATTGAGGATACGAGACCAGAAGCGAAGGTGGGTAGACACCAGGTTGTTCCTCTCATCCTTGTCAGAGTGCGCAACGAGCTGAAAGAGTTGCACGATGGGACTTGGGAGGAGAGTGTTCCGCTCTCGCTTCATGCCACAGGAACCTCTGCGGAGGGTTCGAAATACAAACTGAACAATGTTACCTATCAAACTGGCCACCAGGGCACTACCTCAGGTTTCTTTAAAAAGGAATATGCCCTTCATGAGAAACGTGAAGTACACGAAGATGTTCTGGGTTTGCCGGTAGTGAATCCGAATTTAGGTGGCCGATCCATGGCGATGTATAAACTTGATCGGCTCCTCTCTGCTGGAGTTACTGCAAAGGTCGAGTATGCCGTGCACAATGGTGAACTCGGTATTGTCATGGAGGAGGCGTCAGGGAAAGATGCAAGATCACTCGAATGGACGATTCAACCTAGTGAAACCGGGAAGGACGGTAGGGTCCGAGCAAATGACCCTGTCCTGCAACAATGCCTTAATAAATTGCAGATTCTCGACGCTATCGCCGGACAAATTGATAGGCACAGTGGTAATTACTATGTCCAGCGGGATGCAAATTCGGGGAGCGTTACTGGCGTGACGGGTATTGATCTTGATATGGCATTTGGGAAGGATATGCACGACCCAACAGCTGGTACAGGTGTCACCAGCGCAGCGATGAACTATCGTGGGGTTCCAAAGCTTTTTGATGAACAGATGGCCAACAAAATTCTGATGATTACGGATGCACAGGTGCGTGACGCCATCGATGGTCTCCTCAGCAAGGAGGAGGTTGATGCGACCGTTTCACGTTTCAAACACGTGAAGGAATCGATTGAACAAGCCAAGAGAGACGGGACGCTTGTCAGCCAATGGGATGATCAGAGCTTCAAGAAGTTGATGCCAACCCCAGATACACTCAAATTCGACATCAGCGGTTATGTTGTGGACGCGAGTAAGTCAGCAATCGATGACGCGGCGAACGAAGCCCGTGGGGTGGCGACCGCTCTCATCCCAAAGCTGTTCTCCAGTGCGCCGCCCGCGACCCTCTTTGCTATTCAGGAAGTGTTTGGGCGAACGATCTTCGCTGAGCATATCAAAGCTCTGATGCTCGACATGAGTGTATCTGCTCCGTTGGTGCCAAAGCTCACCACGAATGTCCTTTTGGGTTTAGCGAATGATAAGAAGTGGTGGATGGGAGAGATGCTGACAATTCAGGATGTCACTGACAGGATTAAGGCGATCCTTCCTGACGCGTTGAAGAAGGCGACGGCGAGCTCGCGCCCCCTTCCCTCACGTCCGACACAACAAGCCTCATCCAAGAAGGCCCCTCCGCGACCACCGCGCCCCCTTCCCTTACGTCCGACACAACAAGTTTCACCCAAAAAGGCCCCTCCGCGACCATCGCGGCCAGACAAGCCAAAGGGTACTCAAGGGCGGCCCCTGCCGACTCCCCCAGTTAGGAGGGCCAAGGGCTCCTCGGATCACTAGGCGGTTGGTGCGTCCAAGACCAGAACAGGTCTGCTTTGGCTGATCTACGCTACAGTCGGCCAGCCAGCTATCGAGCTAGTTCGTTAGGCTGGGTTTCACCGAACGGCCCTTATGGCCGTCGGCGTGCGGTGAGCGGACCATTGTTCCACCATCGGTTCTGAAAGCGCCAGCTTGTATCGTCCTGTGGTGGGCGTGAGGGTGTGGACGCTCGCGCGCGATGGACAGCGAGCAGGGCGAGAGTGGCTGCGCTAACCAGTGCCACCTCTTCGGCATCAGTAAGCTCATTCATAGCGGGATATTCCCGTGCTTGCGTCGGGGCAGTTCTTCGCGTTTCGTCTCGAGCATGGCCAAGGCTTGAATGAGGGTTCGCCGTGTCTCGGCTGGGTCGATGACGTCGTCGATGTAACCTCGCTCCGCCGCGATGTAGGGATTTGCATAACGTTCGGTGTATTGGTCGATCAGCTCTTGACGTTTTGCGATTGGATCTGCAGCAGCGGCAAGCTCTCGTCGGTGGATCACCTCGACGGCCCCCTGGGGACCCATAACGGCCAGTTCTGCGGTTGGCCAGGCGTAGGCGAGATCGGCACCGATCGACTTGGAGTTCATC is a window of Ferrimicrobium sp. DNA encoding:
- a CDS encoding GPW/gp25 family protein — protein: MSDDRDRLLSEDPSFVGRGFHFPFGVDARGGISMSEGSLATDSAIRVILSTAPSERVMRPAFGCKIWDLLFEPVNANTLGLMSQAVRESIAQWEPRVEVEDVTTIVDAKEASLVHIHIRYRMRTTNDRRNLVYPFYTIPREEG
- a CDS encoding putative baseplate assembly protein yields the protein MPLPTPELDDRKFQDIVDEAKRLIPRYCPEWTNHNVSDPGVALIELFAWMSETILYRINQVPDRLYTKFLDLVGITPFPPAVARTDLLFWLSTVLDYEVTVPEGTVVATVPGVNQSEVLFSTVEDLVIRRPQLIAAKAVEAANQEQVFDVWDDLRFDDGAVRCFHSDPLTEGDALYFGFANSVGGSVIRLTVGASIEGIGVDPTDPPLAWEAFVEESWVAMGVRQDTTGGLNRDGEVILACPRSMAAFTLGGDHAFWIRVRLLPTRPQQPGYRASPLLSSLQVDTLGGLVAAEHASRVIEDRLGRSDGSPAQEFRLQNYPVLPLREGESLRVSTIGASETWEVVDDFTASGGDDHHYVLDYATGTIRFGPRVRYPDGSVRQHGAIPLDGAEIVMERYRYGGGAVGNVGADTLTILRTSVAYIDRVTNPAPALGGADAETAANAKIRGPLSLRAGGRAVTARDFERLALETSAEVARARCDAPTAVGEPVRLLIVPRLRGRPQDHQLDDFQLSDALVDALITYLEPRRLIGTTVDISTPYYQGVTVASLIRAFPGRSATIVQERALDVLYTLLDPLVGGTSQDGWPFDLGLSASWLAEQLEAIDGVERVEEVLLFEADLRTGERRGRGREFLTLDAQSLFLSLRHQVVVR
- a CDS encoding phage tail protein, giving the protein MRRDNWLVHQLPMGMTDDDFFVRFVSIFQAVATTFLEDADTVEFLVDPTVAPQPFLPWLGSWLGNSWIDSSLPDEAQRRLVRSLSAALAWRGTVHGLSLVLEAITEAPVVIQETGVVRRHREEECPAPFVRIQVGSTGWLDEGDFVELVRDELPVSVAFAVEVDGRRIWPA
- a CDS encoding DUF4157 domain-containing protein translates to MSVPAKTTNARGWLFPRSDLKVAHNSSAHSAASVLMLQRAIGNRAVAGLVGRSTTTPRHASVATPGVIGDPKKESLADRTAERIVRKVNTPGPRGTSSVATQASTLDYVRLAMRDLVAPERLDSITVDASTASRRAADRIGALAFADGNKITFGTRSRHLSPDEKLRLTAHEVAHATLHPSTSDASRRLVHAKLAGTHAVALATGGEPKQGIRRFGPKRLQTNWKKIIDGLAEYERKEMDFFAKGSPNPQRLAQAKPELISLLKRIEADLEGWKTANRHDYHTNQLEGQLATQQRNYVPDDGYGYAPIEDTRPEAKVGRHQVVPLILVRVRNELKELHDGTWEESVPLSLHATGTSAEGSKYKLNNVTYQTGHQGTTSGFFKKEYALHEKREVHEDVLGLPVVNPNLGGRSMAMYKLDRLLSAGVTAKVEYAVHNGELGIVMEEASGKDARSLEWTIQPSETGKDGRVRANDPVLQQCLNKLQILDAIAGQIDRHSGNYYVQRDANSGSVTGVTGIDLDMAFGKDMHDPTAGTGVTSAAMNYRGVPKLFDEQMANKILMITDAQVRDAIDGLLSKEEVDATVSRFKHVKESIEQAKRDGTLVSQWDDQSFKKLMPTPDTLKFDISGYVVDASKSAIDDAANEARGVATALIPKLFSSAPPATLFAIQEVFGRTIFAEHIKALMLDMSVSAPLVPKLTTNVLLGLANDKKWWMGEMLTIQDVTDRIKAILPDALKKATASSRPLPSRPTQQASSKKAPPRPPRPLPLRPTQQVSPKKAPPRPSRPDKPKGTQGRPLPTPPVRRAKGSSDH